Proteins encoded in a region of the Triticum dicoccoides isolate Atlit2015 ecotype Zavitan chromosome 3A, WEW_v2.0, whole genome shotgun sequence genome:
- the LOC119272829 gene encoding uncharacterized protein LOC119272829, which yields MLPSSFTHITRPRIHPSSCVTSSHPVILIGCFSLCHAPIGSSLKRTPSSSLRFPPPPQIDSTCVDSRRRRGILRQDRATTAAATGINHYTTLYARNDGMHVRKLVMNDASTDAAVISSPLQAWKENRKNDILAASGSIEFAAHSLFPRECSVW from the exons ATGTTGCCCTCAAGCTTCAC ACATATAACTAGACCCAGAATCCACCCTTCGTCCTGTGTTACATCCAGCCATCCAGTGATATTGATTGGTTGCTTTTCATTGTGCCATGCGCCTATAGGTTCCAGTTTGAAGCGGACACCGTCGTCGTCCCTTAGATTCCCTCCTCCACCGCAGATCGACTCCACTTGCGTCGACTCCCGCCGCCGCCGGGGTATACTCCGCCAAGATCGCGCCACCACCGCTGCCGCCACTG GCATAAACCACTACACAACATTATATGCTAGGAACGACGGGATGCACGTCAGAAAACTTGTCATGAATGATGCTTCAACGGATGCTGCAGTCATCTCATCTCC CTTACAGGCATGGAAAGAGAATAGGAAAAACGATATACTTGCAGCTTCAG GCAGCATTGAGTTTGCTGCACATAGTTTGTTCCCTAGGGAATGTTCAGTCTGGTGA
- the LOC119272691 gene encoding uncharacterized protein At4g15970-like translates to MAIALKSKQRNGGVSHSASFLLGALLPTLLLLLLASDRVGDRLVGIFISSLGNGSAHQMISHANLSSAEKDMQEERFPGLAELLPKVATDDGTVIVTSVNEAWAAPGSLLDLFRESFKNGEGIAHLLNHTLIVAVDPGAMSHCEAAHPHCYLLEVTSANVSSANGFFTESYLELVWAKLSLQQRVLQLGYNYLFTDVDVMWLRDPFRHISLYADMAVSTDRFNGDAEALTNAPNTGFYYVKSTNRTVEMLRRWRVARSRFPPTHDQAVFNEIKAELAAGELHIKFMFLDTALFDGFCQFHGKMDTVCTMHANCCIGLENKVHDLRNMAADWKNYTSQVTPLEKGSHESRWSFPAKCEASMGHR, encoded by the exons ATGGCGATCGCCCTGAAGAGCAAGCAGCGCAACGGCGGCGTCAGCCACTCGGCCTCGTTCCTCCTGGGGGCTCTCCTGCCcaccctcctgctcctcctcctcgcctccgaTCGGGTCGGGGATCGACTGGTCGGCATATTCATATCCAGCTTGGGGAATGGATCGGCTCATCAGATGATTAGCCACGCCAACCTCTCGAGCGCGGAAAAG GACATGCAGGAGGAGAGGTTCCCAGGGCTCGCGGAGCTGCTGCCAAAGGTGGCCACCGACGACGGGACGGTGATCGTAACGTCGGTGAACGAGGCGTGGGCGGCGCCGGGCTCCCTCCTCGACCTATTCCGCGAGAGCTTCAAGAACGGCGAGGGGATCGCGCACTTGCTCAACCACACCCTCATCGTCGCCGTTGACCCCGGCGCCATGTCCCACTGTGAGGCCGCGCACCCGCATTGCTACCTCCTCGAGGTCACGTCCGCCAATGTCAGCTCCGCCAACGGCTTCTTCACGGAAAGCTACCTTGAGCTCGTCTGGGCCAAGCTCTCCCTCCAGCAGCGCGTCCTCCAGCTCGGCTACAACTACCTTTTCACC GATGTGGATGTTATGTGGTTGCGCGACCCGTTCCGGCATATCAGCCTCTACGCCGACATGGCCGTCTCCACCGACCGCTTCAATGGTGACGCGGAGGCGCTCACAAACGCACCCAACACCGGCTTCTACTACGTCAAGTCCACGAACCGGACGGTGGAAATGTTGAGGCGATGGCGCGTGGCGAGATCACGGTTCCCGCCGACCCACGATCAGGCGGTCTTCAACGAGATCAAGGCCGAGCTCGCCGCTGGAGAGTTGCACATCAAATTCATGTTCCTGGATACGGCACTCTTCGATGGCTTCTGCCAGTTCCATGGCAAGATGGACACGGTGTGCACAATGCACGCCAACTGTTGCATCGGGCTCGAGAACAAGGTGCATGACCTCAGGAACATGGCTGCCGACTGGAAAAACTACACGAGCCAGGTGACACCGCTGGAGAAGGGGAGTCACGAGTCCAGGTGGTCGTTCCCCGCCAAGTGCGAGGCATCGATGGGGCACCGCTAA